A region from the Fusarium musae strain F31 chromosome 1, whole genome shotgun sequence genome encodes:
- a CDS encoding hypothetical protein (EggNog:ENOG41~BUSCO:EOG09260GF5) — MSSRTHYFQTQHHSPSQAQSQSQPQSHQHLRPLRQSLTIDFASNSNISPSILNRFPSTTSSSASSGYSHASDHSLNSQYTSASSSAGYGTTVHGHKRAQSDVRARAKTFEAGENMTSKKAPENIYSSARHSLRPLPQAPASTPPSTPPHAVPRHDRGKSVDIGKLSMAHIDGHSSPTKTSTSPIKTSPVKTSSPSRPLPMRPNSMLLTRSDSFLPPEATQAPSSPHHLHSTHIARDELEGLGKSSTSQLRTLSRLVSSDSPEDFTITSPAQEVVGLRGRRRLQRADRSNGGQSQKSTGYSWEGRNWMDKQRQFLQAYEYLCHIGEAKEWIEDVIHKSIPPIVELEEALRDGVTLAEVVEALNPDRRYRIFQHPRLQYRHSDNIAIFFRYLDEVELPDLFRFELIDLYEKKNIPKVIYCIHALSWLLFRKGIVDFRIGNLVGQLEFEHHELEAMQKGLDKLGVTMPSFGNMSADFGVPEPEPEPEETEEERIERELRENEESIVDMQAQIRGALLRVKLGETMQTLWDEEEWLIDLQSRIRGDFTRQIMDYRLQMKRFAIQLQSSARGFLARRRLDRRDQILEALEPDILELQTIIRANKARNQVRNVTAQLAKCRGPIREIQAISRGFLARKNHVAQYQETKKSSGIVEKLQAAARGALLRGKVDQDLEELEAESPAIVDLQAAARALLTRTQVNREQQHLRSFGPQWKKLQAFARGFRARQDDMALRSELNKHSPAIEQLQALARGLCVRQNDQALRTELGQHAPAVERLQAFARGLRARKDDKTLRAELKKHTTGVEQLQAFARAAAVRRDVADTLDALKENEPAFIGLQGLIRAMLERQRVAAILEQLEEQESQVTALQGNVRGFLYRQQHQAFLDELESHTPKIIDLQSILRAMMERARVEDIMAELEQEEECIVAFQTAARGFIVRARFEEKKRFYNENMQKVIKIQSFVRAKVQGEAYKSLTTGKNPPVNAVKNFVHLLNDSDFDFNEEIEFERIRKTVVQQVRQNEMLENYIDQLDIKIALLVKNKITLDEVVRHQHNYGGNSMHFIANSSMSSANQFDLKALNKSSRKKLESYQQLFFNLQTQPQYLARLFKRIREQGTAEKECKRIELLMMSLFGYAQKRREEYYLLKLIARSIREEIVSARDVQDFIRGNFFWSKLLNNYTRSPRDRKYLRDLLGPLIRDNIVEDPALDLESDPMQIYRSAINNTELATGRPDQRPLDVPREVAIRDPETRRLFIDHLRDLREICDQFFLALEDFLHKMPYGLRFVCNQIFENLRQQFKREPPENLLQVVSSWLWRFYLQPAVVAPENVGVIEKALSPLQKRNLSEVAKVISQIASGRPFGGENVYLQPLNAFVAESVERLHQITSDLIAVPDAERTFDIDEFNDLYAKNKPTLYIKMTDVFSIHNLVAAELQTMCPNRDDVLREIMHDLGSAKNNENEMNAAGSSDIHMFLTPKLHDVDDPEADVKALFMETKRCVLYIIRVQTGANLLEILVKPISPEDDHKWRMLLRDEFSVGSNTRGAYSDANMIDVTRMTYQELKRTALENIMRLEKLGRITKHNYYQDVLNAIALDIRTKSRRRVQRQRELEGVRMTLSNLHEKAKYLEQQRKSYDDYIESAMATLQNKKGRKKFLLPFTKQYNHQRELERSGRVPKFGSYKYSARALSEKGVLVSWSGINDFEKINMTISCDEVGVFSLEGSRGHIQIPGASALVPIEDLLQAQFEAHQFMTLFEGSLKLNVNLLLHLLYKKFYRTQ; from the exons ATGTCGTCCCGTACTCATTACTTTCAAACTCAACACCATTCTCCAAGCCAAGCGCAATCGCAATCGCAACCacaatctcatcagcatctgCGACCTCTTCGCCAGTCGCTTACAATCGACTTcgcctccaactccaacatcTCGCCCTCTATCCTCAACCGCTTCCCCTCGACAACGTCATCCTCCGCTTCATCGGGCTACTCCCACGCCTCAGACCACAGCCTCAATAGTCAATATACGTCCGCCTCTAGTTCAGCTGGTTACGGAACTACAGTGCATGGCCACAAGCGAGCGCAGAGCGATGTCAGGGCAAGAGCAAAGACTTTTGAAGCTGGGGAAAATATGACCTCAAAGAAAGCCCCCGAAAATATCTATAGCTCAGCTCGGCATTCTCTTCGTCCACTCCCACAGGCTCCAGCATCCACGCCTCCTTCAACGCCTCCCCATGCAGTTCCTCGCCATGATCGCGGTAAGAGCGTCGATATTGGCAAACTGTCAATGGCGCACATTGATGGCCACTCGTCGCCAACAAaaacatcaacctcaccaaTCAAGACGTCGCCAGTAAAAACGTCATCGCCTTCTCGCCCGCTACCGATGCGACCAAATTCTATGCTGCTCACTCGATCCGACTCGTTTCTGCCACCAGAAGCCACCCAAGCTCCTTCATCACCCCATCATCTGCATAGCACGCACATAGCTCGGGATGAGTTGGAAGGACTGGGCAAGTCTTCCACGAGTCAATTAAGGACACTTTCGCGTCTCGTATCGTCTGACTCACCTGAAGACTTTACCATTACCTCACCAGCGCAAGAAGTTGTTGGCTTGCGCGGTCGACGAAGATTGCAACGAGCTGATAGGAGCAATGGCGGCCAAAGCCAGAAGTCCACTGGCTACAGTTGGGAAGGGCGCAACTGGATGGACAAACAGCGCCAGTTCCTTCAAGCCTACGAATACCTTTGCCATATTGGTGAAGCCAAGGAATGGATTGAGGATGTCATCCATAAATCTATACCTCccattgttgagcttgaggaggcgCTCCGTGACGGTGTCACGCTTGCAGAAGTGGTCGAAGCTCTAAACCCAGATCGGCGTTACCGAATCTTCCAACACCCCAGGCTCCAATATCGACACTCCGACAATATTGCTATATTCTTCCGATACCTTGACGAGGTTGAGCTGCCCGACTTGTTCCGTTTCGAGCTGATTGATCTATACGAGAAAAAGAACATTCCCAAGGTCATCTACTGTATTCACGCTCTGAGTTGGCTTCTATTCCGCAAGGGTATAGTCGACTTCAGGATAGGCAACCTCGTCGGTCAGCTTGAATTCGAACATCATGAACTGGAAGCTATGCAGAAGGGTCTTGATAAGCTCGGCGTTACAATGCCTAGTTTCGGAAATATGAGTGCTGACTTTGGTGTTCCTGAGCCCGAGCCTGAACCAGAAGAGACTGAGGAGGAAAGGATCGAAAGGGAGTTGAGGGAGAACGAAGAGTCCATCGTTGATATGCAGGCACAAATCCGAGGTGCTCTTCTTCGTGTTAAGCTTGGTGAGACTATGCAGACCCTctgggatgaggaggagtgGTTAATAGACCTCCAATCTCGCATCCGAGGAGACTTTACACGACAAATTATGGACTATCGACTGCAGATGAAGCGCTTTGCTATCCAACTGCAGAGCTCAGCACGTGGATTCCTGGCACGACGAAGGTTGGATCGACGCGACCAGATCCTGGAAGCGCTCGAGCCCGATATTTTGGAGTTGCAAACCATAATCAGGGCCAACAAGGCTCGAAACCAGGTACGAAATGTGACTGCTCAGCTTGCGAAATGTAGAGGGCCCATCAGGGAGATCCAAGCAATCTCCAGGGGCTTTTTGGCCCGCAAGAACCATGTTGCGCAATACCAAGAGACTAAGAAATCTTCCGGTATTGTCGAGAAGCTGCAAGCAGCAGCCCGTGGAGCTTTGCTAAGAGGCAAAGTCGAccaggatcttgaagagttgGAGGCGGAATCCCCAGCGATTGTTGACCTGCAGGCAGCGGCCAGGGCTTTGCTGACTAGAACTCAGGTCAACCGCGAGCAGCAGCATCTACGCTCCTTTGGACCCCAATGGAAGAAGCTACAGGCCTTTGCCCGTGGATTCCGCGCTCGCCAGGACGACATGGCTCTAAGATCTGAGCTCAACAAGCATAGCCCCGCGATTGAGCAGCTCCAGGCTCTTGCTCGCGGACTGTGTGTTCGCCAGAATGATCAGGCACTACGAACTGAACTTGGCCAACACGCCCCAGCAGTAGAACGACTTCAAGCTTTTGCCCGTGGACTCCGCGCTCGCAAAGACGACAAGACATTAAGAGCTGAGCTCAAAAAGCACACGACTGGTGTTGAGCAACTTCAAGCCTTTGCTCGCGCCGCTGCTGTGAGGAGAGATGTTGCCGATACTCTCGATGCTCTTAAGGAGAACGAACCTGCATTCATTGGCCTTCAAGGTCTTATTAGGGCCATGCTTGAGCGCCAAAGAGTTGCAGCCATCCTTGAACAGCTCGAGGAGCAAGAATCTCAGGTCACAGCCCTCCAGGGCAACGTTCGGGGATTCCTGTACCGCCAGCAGCACCAGGCGTTCCTCGACGAGCTTGAATCTCATACCCCTAAGATCATTGATCTCCAGAGCATCCTaagagccatgatggagcgTGCTAGAGTTGAGGATATTATGGCTGAATTGGAGCAAGAGGAGGAATGTATCGTTGCCTTCCAGACCGCAGCCCGAGGTTTCATCGTAAGGGCTCgatttgaggagaagaagcgttTCTACAACGAGAACATGCAAAAGGTCATCAAGATCCAGAGTTTTGTCCGTGCCAAGGTTCAAGGCGAGGCTTACAAGAGCTTGACCACTGGAAAGAACCCTCCAGTCAACGCCGTCAAGAACTTTGTCCATCTTCTTAACGACAGCGACTTTGACTTCAACGAAGAAATCGAGTTTGAACGTATCCGCAAGACAGTCGTTCAACAAGTCCGACAGAATGAGATGCTGGAGAACTACATCGATCAACTTGATATTAAGATTGCCCTTCtggtcaagaacaagattacACTCGACGAAGTCGTGAGGCATCAACACAACTATGGAGGCAACTCAATGCACTTCATCGCCAACAGCTCCATGTCTTCTGCCAACCAGTTTGATCTCAAAGCACTCAACAAGAGCTCGCGCAAGAAGCTCGAATCCTACCAGCAACTCTTCTTCAATTTGCAAACACAGCCACAGTACCTCGCTCGTCTGTTCAAGCGCATTCGTGAGCAAGGAACAGCTGAGAAGGAGTGCAAGCGCAttgagttgttgatgatgagcctcTTCGGTTATGCCCAGAAGCGACGAGAGGAGTACTATCTGCTCAAGTTGATCGCTCGATCAATTCGCGAGGAGATCGTCAGTGCTCGAGATGTTCAGGACTTCATCCGCGGCAACTTCTTCTGGTctaagcttctcaacaactaCACTCGCTCACCAAGAGATCGCAAGTACCTTcgagatcttcttggtcCTCTCATCAGAGACAACATCGTGGAAGATCctgctcttgatcttgagagtGATCCCATGCAAATCTACCGATCGGCCATCAACAATACTGAGTTGGCCACCGGTCGACCTGATCAAAGGCCACTCGATGTTCCTCGAGAAGTTGCTATTCGCGACCCCGAGACTCGCCGCCTCTTCATCGACCACTTGCGTGATCTTCGAGAGATCTGCGACCAATTCTTCCTCGCCCTTGAGGACTTCCTGCACAAGATGCCTTATGGTCTTCGATTTGTCTGCAACCAGATCTTCGAGAATCTACGACAGCAATTCAAGCGGGAACCCCCAGAGAACCTTCTGCAAGTTGTCTCTAGCTGGCTTTGGCGCTTCTACTTGCAACCAGCAGTTGTTGCTCCTGAGAATGTCGGTGTCATTGAGAAGGCACTGAGCCCTCTACAAAAGCGAAACCTCAGCGAGGTCGCCAAGGTCATCAGCCAAATCGCTTCTGGCCGACCATTCGGCGGTGAGAACGTGTACCTACAACCCCTGAACGCTTTTGTTGCAGAGTCTGTTGAGCGCCTGCACCAAATCACCAGCGACCTGATCGCAGTGCCCGATGCCGAGAGGACATTTGACATTGATGAGTTCAACGACCTTTacgccaagaacaagccaaCATTATACATCAAGATGACCGACGTCTTCTCCATTCACAACCTGGTGGCCGCTGAGCTTCAGACAATGTGCCCCAACCGTGACGACGTCCTGCGGGAAATCATGCACGATCTCGGCAGTGCTAAGAACAACGAGAACGAGATGAACGCTGCGGGCTCTTCAGATATCCACATGTTCTTGACACCCAAGCTCCACGATGTCGACGACCCTGAGGCTGATGTCAAGGCACTCTTTATGGAGACCAAGCGATGCGTGCTGTATATTATTCGTGTGCAGACTGGTGCCAATCTCCTGGAAATTCTCGTCAAGCCTATTTCACCAGAGGATGACCACAAGTGGCGCATGCTCCTTCGCGACGAGTTCTCCGTTGGCAGCAACACTCGTGGAGCCTACTCTGATGCCAACATGATCGACGTAACACGCATGACATACCAGGAGCTCAAGCGCACAGCTCTAGAGAACATCATGcgacttgagaagctgggacGCATCACCAAGCACAACTACTACCAGGATGTCCTTAACGCCATTGCACTCGATATTCGAACAAAGAGCCGCAGAAGGGTCCAGCGACAGCGGGAGTTGGAAGGTGTGCGCATGACATTGAGCAACTTGCATGAGAAGGCCAAGTACCTCGAGCAGCAGCGCAAGAGTTACGATGACTACATTGAGTCAGCAATGGCGACCCTGCAGAACAAGAAGGG CCGCAAGAAGTTCCTGCTACCCTTCACCAAGCAATACAACCACCAGCGTGAACTGGAACGTAGCGGCCGTGTACCCAAGTTCGGCAGTTACAAGTACAGCGCGCGTGCTCTCTCCGAGAAGGGTGTCTTGGTGTCATGGAGTGGCATCAacgactttgagaagatcaacatgACCATCTCATGTGACGAAGTAGGTGTCTTCAGCCTTGAGGGTTCGCGAGGACACATCCAGATCCCCGGAGCCAGTGCTCTGGTGCCCATTGAGGACCTCTTGCAGGCTCAGTTCGAGGCGCATCAGTTCATGACTCTGTTCGAGGGCAGTCTCAAACTCAACGTTaatctgctgctgcatctCCTCTACAAGAAGTTCTATAGAACTCAGTAA
- a CDS encoding hypothetical protein (EggNog:ENOG41): MSSRPNNEEPLPLLSAEERERDIKGELDVESDAGRAEPPKNNNLEHEYSIPSTVKFAWLGTYFFFSLLLTLYNKLVLGMFHFPWLLTFLHASFASVGTYVMMQMGYFKLSRLGRRENLALVAFSALFTANIAVSNLSLAMVSVPFYQTMRMLCPIFTILIYRTYYGRTYSTMTYLSLLPLIVGAAMTTLGEMSFTDAGFLLTILGVVLAALKTVVTNRFMTGSLALPPIEFLLRMSPLAALQALACATATGEVSGFHKLITSGDVSLPPAFASLFGNGFLALLLNISSFNTNKLAGALTMTVCGNLKQCLTVALGIFLFDVTIDLLNGAGMAVTMLGAAIYSKAELDNKNRKSQQAAAAAYKPVEQQAR, encoded by the exons ATGTCTTCCCGTCCCAATAACGAggagcctcttcctctcctctccgccGAGGAGAGAGAGCGTGATATCAAGGGCGAGCTCGATGTCGAGAGCGACGCTGGCCGAGCCGAGCctcccaagaacaacaaccttGAGCATGAGTACTCTATCCCCAGTACCGTCAAGTTCGCATGGCTCGGAACctactttttcttctctctgctCCTCACTCTTTACAACAAGCTTGTTCTGGGAATG TTCCACTTCCCATGGCTCTTGACTTTCCTCCACGCCTCGTTCGCCAGTGTCGGCACCTATGTCATGATGCAAATGGGTTACTTTAAGCTCTCACGATTGGGGCGTCGCGAGAACCTCGCCCTCGTTGCTTTCAGTGCTCTCTTCACTGCCAACATCGCCGTTTCCAACCTGTCTCTCGCTATGGTCTCCGTTCCCTTCTACCAGACCATGCGCATGCTCTGCCCGATCTTCACCATCCTTATCTACCGCACTTACTACGGCCGAACCTATAGCACCATGACATACCTTTCTCTCCTGCCTCTTATCGTCGGTGCTGCCATGACCACCCTAGGTGAGATGAGCTTCACTGACGCCGGCTTCCTTCTCACTATTCTTGGTGTCGTGCTCGCCGCTCTCAAG ACTGTCGTCACCAACCGATTCATGACTGGATCTCTCGCTCTCCCCCCGATCGAGTTCCTCCTCCGCATGTCTCCTCTCGCTGCTCTTCAGGCTCTGGCTTGCGCTACTGCCACCGGTGAAGTTAGCGGCTTCCACAAGCTCATCACCTCTGGGGACGTTTCTCTCCCCCCCGCTTTCGCCTCGCTCTTCGGAAACGGTTTCCTCGCCCTTCTGCTCAACATCTCGtctttcaacaccaacaagcttGCTGGTGCTCTGACCATGACCGTCTGTGGTAACCTCAAGCAGTGCTTGACTGTTGCCCtcggcatcttcctcttcgacGTGACCATCGATCTGCTTAACGGTGCTGGTATGGCCGTCACAATGCTTGGTGCTGCCATCTACAGCAAGGCCGAACTCGACAACAAGAACCGCAAGAGCCAACAGGCTGCTGCCGCCGCTTACAAGCCCGTCGAGCAACAGGCTCGGTAA
- a CDS encoding hypothetical protein (EggNog:ENOG41), with translation MASKQRPSVLVTDARQRPPQRRVLQRQDTGAGAGGSQAPMRFMTVDNVLQYNSQIPSGQPRGPPAPVPPGRHPGPAGGALSRRVSSGGLPNAQSRTGQPMPSRTTKISEKLVLLPETGDNDDDVDEEIESESVLARRVHDDENRPLKDEELDVLKKRGGIRGKSFAERLSKMQRTEKVSRLTAYCTAQAYKIKPTAEFLRKKHEAKTKIYDDCLYVIYALPLLNGTDGYRVRSRPILKTPGTGKTVLDLEIERSEQRDHHEGYFEDDAYENPSPERGHEMPSHLTDRPSTPERSNPFRHDDDVSSMNRLAPDAKNFAEMFVYSYGVVVFWNFTEHQEKDILADLTFADADATENGATSLLTRPLDQEDYETEEFHFEYSADIKRPRIFNDMITLLPRSDHMIKLTISHAIAQSTRLCFFEERMSETMISAQHVPKTLALTGELNMTRTEIVRMLGQLFKSRVDINLSSNILDVPNFFWDSEPTLHPLYAAIREYLEIDPRIKVLNERCRVFLDLAEILSDSVADAKMSYITWIIIVLIIVSIMVTVTEVAIRFGMLSKAKGTGTDPAIIVPVLGDGVSGQGHVALPPSDLEILAQTLGLQTNASFDDVQQSILALKKKTLPDASIVHASYEDI, from the exons ATGGCGTCAAAGCAACGTCCATCAGTCCTG GTCACGGACGCGAGACAGAGACCACCTCAAAGGAGAGTTCTTCAACGACAAGACACTGGTGCAGGCGCCGGCGGATCCCAGGCACCAATGCGATTCATGACCGTCGACAATGTTCTTCAGTACAACTCTCAAATCCCATCAGGCCAGCCACGCGGTCCTCCAGCACCAGTTCCTCCAGGACGACATCCAGGACCCGCAGGCGGCGCTCTCAGTCGCCGAGTCTCTTCAGGCGGTCTACCCAATGCTCAGTCTCGCACCGGCCAGCCAATGCCCTCGAGAACGACAAAGATAAGCGAGAAGCTGGTACTTCTTCCGGAAACAGGCGATAACGACGATGACGTCGACGAGGAGATCGAGAGCGAGTCGGTGCTCGCGCGCCGTGTACACGATGATGAGAATCGACCTCTGAAAGACGAAGAGCTGGATGTTCTCAAGAAACGGGGCGGAATCCGCGGAAAGAGTTTTGCTGAGAGGCTGTCCAAGATGCAGAGAACAGAAAAGGTTAGCAGGCTGACAGCATACTGTACTGCGCAAGCCTACAAGATTAAGCCGACTGCCGAGTTCCTGCGCAAGAAACATGAGGCTAAAACCAAAATTTACGACGACTGTCTATACGTCATTTACGCCTTGCCGCTACTCAACGGTACTGATGGTTATCGAGTACGAAGTCGACCTATTCTCAAGACCCCTGGAACTGGAAAGACAGTTCTCGACCTAGAAATCGAACGCAGCGAACAAAGGGACCACCATGAAGGGTACTTTGAGGATGATGCATACGAAAACCCGAGTCCTGAGCGTGGCCATGAAATGCCTTCTCACTTGACTGATCGCCCCTCAACTCCTGAGCGCAGCAATCCCTTCCGCCACGACGATGACGTTTCATCTATGAACCGACTTGCGCCCGACGCAAAGAACTTTGCCGAAATGTTTGTCTACTCCTACGGTGTCGTCGTCTTCTGGAACTTTACCGAGCACCAAGAGAAGGACATCCTTGCCGACCTTACTTTTGCCGATGCCGACGCTACAGAGAACGGCGCTACTAGTCTTCTGACTCGACCCTTGGACCAGGAGGACTATGAGACTGAAGAGTTCCATTTCGAGTACAGCGCTGATATCAAGCGTCCTCGCATCTTTAACGACATGATCACTCTGCTACCGCGATCTGACCATATGATCAAACTCACCATCAGCCATGCTATTGCACAAAGCACACGGCTGTGTTTCTTTGAAGAACGCATGAGTGAGACTATGATAAGTGCTCAGCATGTACCCAAGACGCTGGCTCTAACAGGAGAGCTGAACATGACCCGCACTGAAATCGTGCGCATGTTGGGCCAACTCTTCAAGAGCCGGGTCGACATCAATCTct CGTCCAATATCCTCGATGTTCCCAACTTCTTCTGGGACTCTGAACCAACTTTACATCCACTTTACGCCGCCATCCGCGAGTACCTTGAGATTGATCCACGCATCAAGGTTCTCAACGAGCGATGCCGTGTCTTCCTCGATCTGGCCGAGATACTGTCAGACTCTGTTGCCGACGCAAAGATGAGCTACATCACTTGGATCATCATTGTCCTCATTATCGTTAGTATCATGGTTACCGTTACAGAAGTAGCCATCCGTTTCGGCATGCTCAGCAAGGCAAAGGGTACTGGTACTGATCCTGCCATTATCGTACctgttcttggtgatggcgtATCCGGACAAGGCCATGTTGCCTTGCCACCAAGTGACCTCGAAATACTGGCGCAGACACTGGGCCTGCAAACTAATGCCTCGTTCGACGATGTTCAGCAGAGTATTTTGGCCTTGAAAAAGAAGACCCTTCCTGATGCCTCGATTGTACATGCTTCGTACGAGGACATCTGA